One window of the Leishmania panamensis strain MHOM/PA/94/PSC-1 chromosome 8 sequence genome contains the following:
- a CDS encoding hypothetical protein (TriTrypDB/GeneDB-style sysID: LpmP.08.0590): protein MAFAAPACTRASSRSRTAFTRLCLTALWCVLCMGMRRETMAVAQGSASAETGTCSYTIWTTTPPPLESAPVVYPPGALAYQPQNHTIPSESFFRSYWYVAITLILCVVCGFYILLAALIIYHFSFYAQQQAQKVVMMAYLTEGYFHLDGKEIHGGRTQTRVRSGARAPSSCSSSLSRQPSDSYDHGNSPHDDRYGSVSPSSSLEADDTVTQMNPLQR from the coding sequence ATGGCATTTGCCGCCCCTGCCTGTACGCGCGCGTCCTCGCGTAGCAGGACCGCCTTTACACGGCTCTGCTTGACTGCTCTGTGGTGCGTGCTGTGCATGGGAatgcggagagagacgatgGCCGTTGCACAGGGCTCGGCCTCCGCCGAGACCGGCACCTGCAGTTATACCATCTGGACAaccacgccaccaccgctggagAGCGCACCTGTAGTCTACCCACCCGGCGCCTTGGCGTACCAGCCGCAGAACCACACGATCCCATCAGAGAGCTTCTTCAGGTCCTACTGGTACGTTGCAATTACTCTCATCTTGTGTGTCGTGTGTGGCTTCTACATCTTACTGGCGGCGTTGATCATCTACCACTTCAGCTTCTACGCGCAGCAACAGGCGCAGAAGGTGGTGATGATGGCATACCTGACGGAAGGCTACTTCCACCTCGACGGCAAGGAAATCCATGGTGGGCGGACGCAGACGAGGGTGCGTTCTGGGGCGCGCGCGCCAAGCTCATGCAGTAGCTCGCTTAGCCGTCAGCCATCCGACTCGTACGACCATGGCAACTCACCACACGATGACCGCTACGGTAGCGTGAGCCCGTCGTCCTCGTTGGAGGCGGACGACACCGTCACTCAGATGAACCCTCTGCAGCGCtaa
- a CDS encoding hypothetical protein (TriTrypDB/GeneDB-style sysID: LpmP.08.0600) yields MMSFPLYHPKMSSATKPTLRSKLALWCALCWLGSSAARAAVPRSFTLSLSSSAHAEVWMAASVPTSGPDVEFPPNSVVYEREKYSLPPKSFFSRNWYVGILIIVLVVLAAYTLLAVWVCYRLEYAEQRKAKKVVEQAYATNGFFDLDRYIGRGATGIPAEQCNRSSNSSGTALRSTQLSRLLDEQEETYGSYSSSDSSPWSESDEDAVVHVNPLQPQAEVLR; encoded by the coding sequence ATGATGTCGTTCCCACTGTACCACCCAAAGATGAGCTCAGCGACTAAGCCGACCCTTCGTTCTAAGCTtgcgctgtggtgcgcgcTGTGCTGGCTGGGGTCAAGcgccgctcgcgcagctgtgccccgctccttcaccctctcgctctctagctctgcacacgcagaggtATGGATGGCGGCCTCGGTGCCGACGAGTGGCCCGGACGTTGAATTTCCGCCGAACAGCGTCGTATATGAGCGTGAGAAGTATAGTCTTCCGCCAAAGTCGTTCTTCAGCAGGAACTGGTACGTTGGCATCCTCATCAttgtgctggtggtgctcgccGCTTACACTCTACTGGCGGTGTGGGTTTGCTACCGCCTGGAGTACGCGGAGCAGcgaaaggcgaagaaggtggtggagcaGGCATACGCGACGAACGGCTTCTTCGACCTCGACCGCTACATCGGCCGCGGCGCGACGGGCATTCCGGCGGAACAGTGtaaccgcagcagcaatagCTCCGGGACGGCACTGCGCAGTACTCAGCTTTCGAGGTTGCTCGATGAACAGGAAGAGACCTATGGCtcgtacagcagcagcgacagctcGCCTTGGTCGGAAAGCGACGAAGATGCTGTGGTTCACGTGAACCCGCTTCAGCCCCAGGCAGAAGTGCTGAGGTAA